The following are encoded in a window of Oncorhynchus keta strain PuntledgeMale-10-30-2019 chromosome 10, Oket_V2, whole genome shotgun sequence genomic DNA:
- the LOC118388252 gene encoding thyrotropin subunit beta-like, protein MESSVAMCGLLCLLFSQAVPVCVPTDYTLYEERHECDFCVAINTTICMGFCYSRDSNMKELAGPRFLVQRGCTYDQVEYRTVILPGCPLHANPLFTYPVALSCHCGTCNTDSDECAHKASSGDGPRCTKPLRHIYPYPGPNNLIHPN, encoded by the exons ATGGAATCGTCTGTGGCCATGTGTGGTCTCCTTTGCCTGCTGTTCAGCCAAGCTGTCCCCGTGTGTGTGCCCACGGACTACACTCTGTATGAGGAGAGACATGAATGTGACTTCTGCGTGGCAATCAATACTACCATTTGCATGGGTTTCTGCTACTCAAGG GACAGTAATATGAAGGAGCTGGCCGGACCAAGATTCCTGGTCCAGAGAGGCTGTACCTATGACCAGGTGGAGTACCGTACAGTGATACTGCCTGGTTGCCCGCTCCATGCCAACCCTCTCTTCACCTACCCCGTAGCCCTCAGCTGCCACTGTGGCACTTGCAACACAGACAGTGATGAGTGTGCCCACAAGGCCAGCAGTGGTGATGGCCCCAGGTGTACCAAGCCACTCAGACACATCTACCCATACCCTGGCCCGAACAACCTCATCCACCCCAACTAA